The genomic interval GAGGCTTCTACTATGACTGAATCGCGAACGAAACGTTTCTCACAAAtctgtattaaattataccaCTTGATatgaataaactttattactaTGGTTAAtggtaatttttcaaaaaattgcaaaatttaataataggaCTTACTATTTAATTCACTGTATAATTGTGTTAAATTCTCTCTGAGAACTATCCACAATCCGTCACGCTTTCCTTTTTAAACTCAACGCTTCGTCACAGCGAACTTATCTGGATGGCCATCTGATAACACAAGTGGTACACTAATCGGTTTCAGACAAAACAAAGCCGCGTTTTCAAGAACACATGTATTAAGTAACCCATTAAGGGGTGAAACAGTGGTGGTCCAGTTGTTAATTAATACGACCGActggtcccaggttcgatgaCTACAATTTTCACGTGagttttgtataccaatttgactcatgtaaCAATAAAGCTACATTCTAATCTTGATGATTTAAATCAGCTAGTTCTATGGCAAACCActacattaatattgccaagaaattcgtggtgtgtttcatttcattccacataatgacaaCAAACTTTTTACGCATGGATTTTTTCGCTGTTttacggattttgatgcggacttttaaaataatttgattcctgaggaaggtttgagcgtataatttataatggtcctacacgagcgaagccgggacggcccGCTAGTACTACTATAAGAAGAATACACGATACTATTTGTTGATACAATCGAGCGTCCAAATTTTCCATAGCTATAAGATATGTTTATAAGGTCCTACCTATTTGTGATATTTGACTTGGTTGAGAAAGATATCGACTTACTTACATGTGCTAGTGTGGTCCAACCTTTATAATTAGAACTAAAtccataataaatcaaaacaattacCTATGTCTCAATATCTTTAAGTCTATAGcctattaattcattcattacatGAGGAAATTGTTTGTGtgaaattttcaaagaaataatgaAGTAAATAACATCACTTGTCTTGATAAGGTATGTTTcataggatacttttatcTCAGTCTCATATATTTCtcgtttttattactttaacaaAATCTAGAATAATGGCGGAAATCCATAGAGTAATTAATTCTTACGCGACGAAGGTGCAGCTTCGTCTAGTACAATCtgacctaaaaaaataaagaaatactaACCTAGAAATTAATACCGTTTTACAACTTAATTCCGCcataaacattatttgtaaacaattaaacatacttatttgaaatgattatttttttatctgtatctGATCGGTTGACACGATTCTTTATCtgattgttatatatattcattagtTACCGGAAACCTGAATATCTGACAGATAAGTGGGTGTtatggaattatttttattgcgttcaaatatatatcaaatatttatttgaattacttatatattttacttacataatttcattagataaaagtaattaatctACAAATGTAATTCGTATTTCGTACTCTACTTACATCTATTTATTCATGTTctagtaacatatatatattgaaacacTGTAAACGTtccttatattaaataaataaataatatatttatagtgaaATCTATCTTTTTGCCCCCGGCCTAATAACTACCGGCCTGAACTAAAATACACATTGTATACTCTAgtgtatatatacctatacaaaatatactctaatgattatatttttgaaacgaACACTTACCCTATATTATGTCcttaattatgtatgttatcagtttatttacatttcacacAATCTTTCACGTtcaattaacattaattaatcacattttataaagttattatttatatatatattataatcgtTATTATAATCCATCGATTACGAAGTTAATGTTAGTTTCAAACGCGACAACACGCGCGCGGCGCCCATTATTCGCGCACTGAAGATATTTTTCCACTTTGACTTTACTTTCTAAGGAAACGTCTGAAGCTGTGACCAACGGTGTTATTGATATTAGTCATGCCTCAATTGATCAAGattgatttagatttttgtacGAAGCAGCGGTTTAGTGGTTAATACGACCTGTGAAATCGGTTCGAATCCTaaactttacgacctaaactgaactgcatcgcaaattcgtaccatcgacttagtttttagtatgaattcgattcattttagattcctaaattgaactgagctgcattggaatcgttctgtaaaagttgatggtaggcctacAGAAGGTGTATTGTAGTTtacatagtttaaatttttgttcaaGTGAAGCGAAATACTGCATGTTATCAATGATGTGTGTGAAATCAATAAACCACTCCATGAATGTTATTAAGAAAGTCGTTGTTTCATTCCATCACGACCCttgccatgaggaatacataAGAGAGATAGAGCTCTCTCTCCACAAGAGAGCTCATATAGTCCTCTTATTTTCTACTAACTGATAGCTAACAAGATAACAGGCGACCATTGTCAACAAACTAATgtgttttaaatgttattattacatcGAAACAAGGTTCAATCTACCCCGTgagatattaacaataaaaatagtaaaatcaatacatattatcattatttttttctagctGTTTGGGCAAAACGGCTACGCAAAAAGATCATAATTgtgttgataaataatttttaaatataactaactGAAAAAATAGTCTAGTCTAATAGGTAGTCTTCCGGGCAACATACAAGACTTGtcttaataaattcaattaatgtataaatatattctgtctataatcataaatgattgaaattaataattaattaacaactaaattttatgtttatgttacgCTTTCATGAATTtgaactattttaataaattcgtcGTATTTTACGTTTCCTATTCAATGAAACTCGATTTACCTACATTACGtaaaatttgatgtttttttgattattttagaaaaggACGTAGGACACagatttaataatgttatgttCTTATAGACATGTGATAAGTACAGTATATCTATCATCTTTGCCTTCaaaatactagcggcccgtcccggctttgctcggaaaaatgagaaaaaatgccaatatattaaaccataataatttatgtgtgTGCCTAAAATGTCTCATTTGCATAGGCATACATTTTGTACGGTACTATACAGATGTTTGcgtatctatttatttctagCCTACAATTTAAAGAGCCATCTCTCCGCAGAGGATTCGCTCAGAAGGAATTCATAAATACTTTCTAATTGTTTAGTATTTGAGTGAGTAATTGTGTGTGACCACATACAAGCATTTCTAGTTTAAcaatttctattctattattgTGTTGGTAAATATGGCATAAATGAATACTTCTTGAATTCcattttacaagattttatttagtttcacctgtcccgatgttgtcttgtctgtctgtaatccaACCTTGCGAGTTAGATTTCTATCACTTCCAGTTGtgctacagagttgaaatttctcacgtcgcttcagtttctatgataatgttttattatgataagcatgacctgatggtgtacccaggatcggctcccatcGAGGGaactcaacggtttacagcacggacatgtgGTTTTATCAGGCGTTaatgccacaagatctctctgacgagaataaaagcttgtggcaaatatggcatttttataaataaaaaaaaaacttattcagTCTCTTGCAGACTCCTTGAAGTTGTCAAGTTTCTAATAGGCAATGTAATTAGTGTGGTACATTCAGTATACACCAACATTTATGATACACACTAAGGCAGTGTGAGTTttacaattcatttattactgCCACACAAAAGTTACCCTAGTCCGGTCAACCGGcaggtcggggccgaaaggccggccgggggggcgtcgcggtgaaatgcctagcgaccccgtgacgtcccccataacgACAGCGTGGAAACGCCCCACGGGTTTAGTGGGTAtgctgggccgactagcggcccaggagtcccacactcagtgcgtaacaagcattcccctgggtaaacaaaaaaaaaagtccgGTCAACCGGACTAACAACCGAACTACTGCTAATAGACGAATCCCTCTAGCAGTGAGACGCGGCCAACCAatcataaaaagtaagtaGTTAAACTCGAGACTCGAGGCCTATGAACTCTCTTTAGAGGTCAAGTTTGTAGTGTGCGCTAAACGTCTCACTATAGACAAATCTGTGCTAAAATTCCTGTTAGctactttcacatttgtatGGTAAACATGCTTTTCTTGCTGTAAGCATGTACTTGTACTACCAAGATGTAGATTGTCTCTTTTTGGCAACAATTGTTATGTTATGTCAGTAAaagtttataacaaaataccaAAAGCAATTAGTGAGtcaccataaaaaatattttaagaataaattgtaaaaatagttACTTGTCCAATGTTTCTATGACATGGAAGAATTTTGGGCCACGTCATAattctgttttaaaaatttcaatttttgtttttatataatttctgtttttaataAGGATGGCcattgtttgaatttttatcGCTTTCTGGCAAACTCAATAACATGAgattataattaggtattaataactaaatttacATATCATCTTAACGGCGAGACGTGTTGGTCCTTATATTATCTGTTACATCTTTTACCAtgtttcaagtaaataaatcatttcatttaaGTACAAACACTCCTAAAAAATAATCCATTATGGTAATTCTTTTCGGAAAATAGAAAACgacaagaaaatattacatgaCTCCCGATTTCTGGGCCATCTTATTGAAAACATCGGCTTGGAAATGACATTCTCTCACTGTCTcactgacgacctcggtggcgcagtggtaaagtgcttgcccctgaacagAGAGATCCCGGGctcgatcctcggtcgggtcatgatggaaaatgatctttttctgataggcctttcttggatgtttatctataaaatatagtatcgtttagttagtatcccataacacaagtcccgaacttactttggggctagctcaatctgtgtaatttgtcttATATAATTGTGACGTGACTCTCATTGtgattaacaaatattgtagTAGTGGTATACAGGgcctcaaaaatatttgtgtatcCTGTTGTAGCCTGTTATTCAGAAACCTAAAGcgtactttaagctaaagtgtGTTTTCTCACTCgcagtttacaaaatttggcattgacaccagacaaaacatacttaaaaatatgcttattattatttatttttttaatctattttatgAGTAGTACTTTTTTAGGGACTAACCTTACCTAGGTTAGTTTCTAAAAAAAGTATGTCATTCTATTCTTTTGCTTAGAAAAGGCGACGAATaagacataaataattatcatccTATAGTCCCCATGCATGGATTTaatacggagtacctacttattccaGGGTCCCATGTTTATAAactgtaggtacataaaaaccATCCAAAATAGCATTGCATCACTGCCTGAACAAGCTGGATTTCGCCAGAAACCTGGCAAGACGAAAGGGGAGGCatttacccagcagtgggacctaTAAAACAGGCCATTATAACAGAGTTAGTCCGTTAGTAATTGTCTATTTTGAAatctgttattatatttatgcaaCCAATCCTAAGCAATCAAATTTATcgaatctaataaaattggaTCTTAACCTAGCGTAAGTATAATCTATTGAGATACATATTACATTTCTTTGGTGAACGACTTCTAAAGTCAATAAAATAGTGAGAGCGTTCAGCGTGACCGAACTGTGAAATATTTGATTCAATACAGTTGATTTATCTGATTGACGAGTGAAAATGTACATAGCCCTTTAGGTAAGACGGAATAAATGGTAATAATGTTAAGAAAACAACACATTTTTTGTCTTGAGAGTCCGGACTTATATACAGTAGGAGCAAGTAAATCTAATCCCACCTAACTACCGCAGGGTGGTCAGTTTTATCTGACGCAGAGCGTACACATATATCAAGGAGCAAAACATACAACAGAAATACGAAACAACTCTTTTATTATCATAGGAGTTCCTTGCCATAATTTTAggtaaataagttaaataataacatcacAACTTAAtgaatacttaaaattaaccCGAACGTCTTcaagattaaatttaaaatttacacgaaatactattaaaattcaaatacttTGCCAAACACAACTCGAATGCCGACGTCGCAAGTAATTCACTTATTTCTCTATGGCAGGTAAAATGGgctcaaaaatcaattaaaaatattaaacaatcaATGTTGAACCACCAAATGAACAAAAGGTCAAAATTAAATGGTGCTATGTATAAAGACAAGAATCATAAGAAGTTTAACACAGACGATTGGTAAATCCAAATTTTGTGGTGTCATTTCTGATTCATTTGCCGAATTTGAATGAATTGTTTATTATGGCTATGGATACTTATCCGTAGATCTTGTTTCATCAGACCAATTAAAGGGTCTGATGATCTGTAAGggttttttctgttttttctttatgtataaaaagacGTGCAACTCACAAAAGAGTGGTTAGGCAAAAACCAATCTAGGCGTTTGCTTGGACCCACTAATTCGAGATGTGGGATGTCTAACTCCAAATGTACGGCAGATGTATCAACAATTACAACATAgcgaataaattaaacttccCATGAGGTTGAACCACCtagatatttcatataaacacATCCTGCAATCGCGATGCCAGGGAACTTAAAGTTTTAAGGTTAAATTTTTGTACAGCTACTACTTTTAACTATTTACATTGTTGCAAGTAAATCGTAAAGTTAATTAAGCGTGATAAACGATTccaattattaacttttacctaaatatacatcacagatagctatataaaaaagaactgatattctattattatatgtagtctcaacgtatttatttagaaaccgCTTGACGCGCCACCGGAGTGGGCAACAGATCACTCGGAACATGTTAGTAGTGATGATATTGACagttaaagaaaaagtaactCATCTGGTATCGCatcaaaacataaatttgtttttctgcACACAAAATCAACACGGATCACTAGAAGTAAAGTAAAAGAAGAAAGTCAAATTAcaaactataattaaatatgcaaGGAAGAAGACGAGAatcaataaagaataaatCTAGTTCTGCCCCATTCTGGAAGCGAAAAATGTCCTTTCGAAAAATTGGCAGCACTTACACATTAAATTGATAACCTTAAGAAGTAATAGTTCTGATAACTTCACTgacatttgtttaaaaaatcatatcgcTGTTGACTAGAAGTTTCTTAACTAATTTATCGATAATGATGaaagttaacaataacaaattgtaaatttcAAGCAACCATTGGATGCTCcttaatgaaacaaataaaaatagaaataaaatataaaatcaatttccaaaaatatcacGACACATTGATCGTGGTCTGAAAACTTGGGGTACTTATTTTtgctttataattttgatgttacTTAGTTCGTGATGAATTCAAACAACGGCTCTAATTTTTATCATCGCTTGTTGCATTTGGAACTGTTTTCTTATTACCCTCGTCGTTTTTAGCATCAGCAATGTTCGCATCGCTATCCTTCTCATCCTTTTTATTCGACACAGAATGAGATTCTGCATTATCGTGAGTCTTCGCCTTGGCTTCGCTTTTCATAAATTCttcatttaacattttctCAAAGTCCGTCGAAACtttgttgacattttttttcatgtttgcGTCCGGAAAACTCTAAAATGAGATAAATGTTGTATAGaatgttatgttatattttattcgtcTATTATAAATACAGACATTGCGACATACATATGTCGCAATGTCTGTCggattgttgtaaaatattcgTTCTAAGAAAACGATTTTTACAGCGAGTAGTGTAGACAAGAggcttaaataaaaaaaaatactttaggtATGACAACGTATGAGAATTTAGTCATATTTGTGCAGAAATTACCTTCAAGTACAGGCgaacattattgaaaattcgtCTGAAATCTTGAACAACCTGATCATATTCGGTATAAGAAGAATTCTTTAACTTCGTTGCAATATCATGAAGACACATGGGATACTTTACGACTTCATAAAATCTAGGagcctgaaataaaattaaaatacatactagGTTATGACAAATATTCGACTGagtaaaaattttacatgcTTTTAAATCTTACTTACAACTTTTATATCCATATCATGTTGGATAAAACTAGCTTCATTAATTTGGGAAAGGTTTGACAGAATAGTCTCAAATTTCTTGATTGTTGCTGTTGGTAATGGCTTCTTCTTCTTGGGATGATACCACATGCCTGACGTAGTAACTTTGGATTTTCCACTACCTTTCTTTTGATTTTCATCTCTGACATAGTTCCCAGTTTGGTCAAAATTGGGACATCTAGCGTTTTCTTTCAAATCTTTTGAAGAGTCGAGCGTTTCTACTTGTTCGTCGATTTCTATCGGTTTAGGATCACAATCAAGCAATTTAGAAATATCTTCAGTAAATATAGATTGTTCTTGATCTTTAGATAGTAAAATGTCTTGTTGATTTACATCTTGGTTCCAAGTAGCAGCCAATTCTTTTGGCACAAAACTATTTGAAGATAATCCAGCTGCCCATACATCAGTCTGATCGATTCCTAACTTAGGTTGTTTCAAATCAACCGCAAACTCTCCTGTAGAACCCAATCCCAACGCATCATATAGTCGAGCCGTGTCAGATTTGGACCCTTCATGAATAAAATCCATTAATCTAGGAGCAGCTTGCTTGGCAGCTTCCCAAGCACGGTCAGACGTCACACAGGAAAGGATATCAAAGGGATCTCTTATTTCAATATTCGACATGCCCGGTCTTGATATGAGCTTTTGTTCATCTGGACACATATCTTCAGAACGTCTTGGCATCATACAAGGCCAAGACTCGAGATTATACTTTGGTTGAGGAGCCAAGGTAATAGATGGAAAAGCCGGtttcatttttaaagataaatcgTCAATAACCGGATTGTCAAATACTATATCAGAGTTGCCTTGCAAAAATGGATCTGTAGACTTAATAGGCACTTTGTAACTTCCAGGTTTCATATATACTTTGGACATCTCATGAAACTCATCATTTTCGGGATCAATAAATTGCACGGGgccagaaatattttttgaaatcgtcaCAACATTTGATGGGATTGGAATGTTGTGAGAGTGATGagttataaaatcattagGTTCTTTTTGGACCATCTGACCCCACGCCGCAAAAAAATCAGTTTCTTCTTTTGTATCTCCGCCGCTGTTGTTTTTCTGCACGAAACAACCTCTCATATCCGCAGCTGTCGCCATGCTTGGTATCAAAGACTTTTCAACGTGACTCAAAGGAATCATTTTAGCCTTTAGTTCCATCTCTCTTCGTTGCAAGAGATCGCATGGCATATTTCCTAAAAGAGGCTGACCAGGAGCCTTTCCGAGTTCTGCATCCATCTTGTGTTTTAGTTGATTGTATAGTTCTCTCTGGTCTGCGTGACACATATTTTCCAAAGCTCTAAAGTCAGAAACATTAGTGATGGTCCACGATTGTCGAGGCTTTGCTTCACGTACACTACAAGGATCACATTTGTATTGCGCTTTCTGATAATTGTCAATTTCAGTTTGATCATTCAGAGGATAGAAATTGTGTGAGTTTGGTGGAGGAATCACCGGAAATTTCTTGTATGTAACAGCCGATCTTGGTTGCCATTGGTTCTCGCTAAAATTTTGAGTAGATGCTTGAGCTTGATTTTGAACCCATGGAGGTTGTACTGCATTAAAAGGTTGAGGTGATGCATTCACAGGTCTTGGAGTGCTAACATGAGGCTTCGTTGGTTGATATTTGTTCTGACTTTGGTGTCTCGGTGCCGCAGAATTTGTGgcataataattatgtgtaaAACTCTTTTGTTCCATAGTAAATCCATGATCAAgacatttaaatgttttgtacATATGTGTCAGCATCTCTTTAGTCACAGCTTGCCATTGCACAAAACATTGTCGTATATTTGgactgtaatatttattttcaattctaGAAAACGTCTCATGTTTTTCACTCAACAGTTCTTTAGCACCTTTCCAGCCGTCTAAAATACGTACAaaggaaaatatgaaatttttgatcACCCACGGAATACCCTGCGAGTGTAAATTTGGAACAGCACTATCCGGCTTTTGTACATTAGATCTGGTCTTAGCGCAAATAGAATGTATGTTCTTGAAACAGGGTCTGTTGTGGTGAGTAATAGCTATATTTTCAGCGTCGGTGCAAGCATCTATTGCCAACTGAACTATTTGATTGGGTATTTGATCATGAATAACAATTTTGTCCAAAACTGCCTGCAGAGTTTCAGAAGGATCgggagttttatttttatcgacatCTGAATTATTCTTCTGTTTGTGTCCATTAGCATCATGCCTTGAGTTAGAGTCTGATATATTGCACAGTTCAGAAACCATTCGTTCCCCTTCCACGAAAAAATTTAGACTTGAAGTGGATTCCGAACTCAAGTTCTTATCTGATTTTCTTTGACGTTCAGTTTCAGTAGTGTCTTTGTATCTTTCCTGATAACGGGGATCGGAGTTGTACGAAATTCGCTTATCCTGGCTTCtgactatttttttcttcgcTCCGGTTCCAATGGGCTCTTGACTGGAAATCGACCACGTGCTCTGTGATCGTCTATTGGCATTAAGGCCTCTATCTCCTGATATTCCTGGCCCGCTGTAGTTTGGAGACGACGGATCAAAAATCAAACCAACGAGAGGAGAATTAGGGGGTGAGCTAAAAGTAGGAGCGGACGCGTTGTTGTATCTGAAAGTAATGTGGATATTTACAATACGGTCTAATGtatataatctaaataatttgcaatgaataccTTGGATTCTGATACTGTTGATTCGACGCAGTTGCTTCGTATATACCCGTCGCTACTCGGCAATACGTTGCCATGTTTGGATCAGAGAGGTCCTTGTTAGCACATCCTGAAGGAAAAATATCTTGTAAAAACTAAACTACCGTAACAAGTTTATGTTCAACATCAAGATTACGTCATAATCTTTTGTCACGAGATAGCATAAtcaaatcctactaatattattaaagcaAAAGTATAAATGCGAATATGTAGGAGTGAGGATGTTTGCTagtcaaacaaataaaatttacacgaCGAATTTTAATTACGTCCAAATGCAACATAGAAATGAAATAGCAAAATATCATagagtaggtacattttatcccgaaattcccacgtgagTGAAGCCGGGCGTAGCTAGCTAGtgttattgaaaatgtaaaacgtgacgtgtggttccgccctataGTAGAACCACTCCACCGATGCACGTGGTACGCGATGACTAATGAACAACTTGACAGGTGATAGACagcaatagtattcccaaaggAGTTAGTCGTCAGGAGGCagtcggttgtaaaatcatagctgaatcttcaaaaatgtaaGGTTTACTTGTATACGCCTCGATACTAGATGCTGACTGCAGCTCTGCCCACGGCAGTCAATGTTTGACCTAGAgttattaactatattaattCCACATTTCATCGACACTGGGCTAGGGTTAGTCGTAAAAGTGTAACAGACTTTCGCAGAATTTTTTTTGCTAGATGTCAAGAAGAACCTGGACAGACTCTGGGTAGAAAACAAAGGGCGGCTATTTTGCCTAGCTGTGGACACAAATCACACAGGCCAATAAATAGTTACTGGCACGCGCAGCTCAAGACATCCGCACACATGATCTGATGAAGCTGGGCGCAAGCTGCTTCTAATCAATCTATGTGGAAATCATTGGGTGTGACCAAAATCCAGGAGTTCTTGTAGCTGAGTTGATGATGAATGATAGAATTGGCTCACCATAGCTCTTCTGCTGGATCATGGAGTACTGGTGTTGCGAGGGTTGGAAGCCCTCGGGCTGGTGCGCCGCGGACCGCTCCCGCGCCCCCCCGTCCCCGCTTGCCTCGCGGAACTCCTTGTTTGACGAAGTGCCACCATATTCTTGCATTTGGCTCGATAATCTGTAcagttagaaaaataataatatcactcCCCCAACTGGCtggaaaaaaaagaatatttacgaaaaaatcAGGCATTTAGAACTTTGGTTAACCTcaagaacattttattttacacaaatgCGACCTCTGATTTATAAGACTTGGTTTTGTTGGCtagactttttattttaattaaaattcttcattgaAAGACTTGCTTTTACATTCGGATCCCACTGGACAGCGTTGCTGAACAATTATgagaaacattattataaaaactaagtaTGAAGATT from Plodia interpunctella isolate USDA-ARS_2022_Savannah chromosome 14, ilPloInte3.2, whole genome shotgun sequence carries:
- the mtsh gene encoding uncharacterized protein mtsh: MQEYGGTSSNKEFREASGDGGARERSAAHQPEGFQPSQHQYSMIQQKSYGCANKDLSDPNMATYCRVATGIYEATASNQQYQNPRYNNASAPTFSSPPNSPLVGLIFDPSSPNYSGPGISGDRGLNANRRSQSTWSISSQEPIGTGAKKKIVRSQDKRISYNSDPRYQERYKDTTETERQRKSDKNLSSESTSSLNFFVEGERMVSELCNISDSNSRHDANGHKQKNNSDVDKNKTPDPSETLQAVLDKIVIHDQIPNQIVQLAIDACTDAENIAITHHNRPCFKNIHSICAKTRSNVQKPDSAVPNLHSQGIPWVIKNFIFSFVRILDGWKGAKELLSEKHETFSRIENKYYSPNIRQCFVQWQAVTKEMLTHMYKTFKCLDHGFTMEQKSFTHNYYATNSAAPRHQSQNKYQPTKPHVSTPRPVNASPQPFNAVQPPWVQNQAQASTQNFSENQWQPRSAVTYKKFPVIPPPNSHNFYPLNDQTEIDNYQKAQYKCDPCSVREAKPRQSWTITNVSDFRALENMCHADQRELYNQLKHKMDAELGKAPGQPLLGNMPCDLLQRREMELKAKMIPLSHVEKSLIPSMATAADMRGCFVQKNNSGGDTKEETDFFAAWGQMVQKEPNDFITHHSHNIPIPSNVVTISKNISGPVQFIDPENDEFHEMSKVYMKPGSYKVPIKSTDPFLQGNSDIVFDNPVIDDLSLKMKPAFPSITLAPQPKYNLESWPCMMPRRSEDMCPDEQKLISRPGMSNIEIRDPFDILSCVTSDRAWEAAKQAAPRLMDFIHEGSKSDTARLYDALGLGSTGEFAVDLKQPKLGIDQTDVWAAGLSSNSFVPKELAATWNQDVNQQDILLSKDQEQSIFTEDISKLLDCDPKPIEIDEQVETLDSSKDLKENARCPNFDQTGNYVRDENQKKGSGKSKVTTSGMWYHPKKKKPLPTATIKKFETILSNLSQINEASFIQHDMDIKVAPRFYEVVKYPMCLHDIATKLKNSSYTEYDQVVQDFRRIFNNVRLYLKSFPDANMKKNVNKVSTDFEKMLNEEFMKSEAKAKTHDNAESHSVSNKKDEKDSDANIADAKNDEGNKKTVPNATSDDKN